A stretch of Microbacterium sp. LWH3-1.2 DNA encodes these proteins:
- a CDS encoding nicotinate phosphoribosyltransferase — protein sequence MTHGHAARPASTALLTDRYELTMVDAALRDGTAHRRCVFELFGRRLPGARRFGVVAGTGRLLTLLRDFRFGDEELRFLRDEKVVDAATLDFLAGYRFTGSVTGYREGELYFPGSPILTVEGTFAEAVVLETLALSVLNHDSAIATAAARMSIAAGDRPLAEMGSRRAGESSAVAAARAAYITGFGATSNLEAGRCWGIPTMGTAAHAWTLVHDTEEDAFRAQIDALGVGTTLLVDTYDIRQGVETAIRVAGTGLGGVRIDSGDLPTVAAEVRAQLDDLGATGTRITVTSDLDEYAIAALAASPVDSYGVGTSVVTGSGTPTAGMVYKLVARQDSDGGWVGVAKASTDKASKGGRKAAFRTLDAGTATSELIVVSDGFEALETASEHPDARALQVPLVIDGEPDAAYEGPDGVQAARAHHSRVREELPVRALALSRSDPAIPTVYTDAG from the coding sequence ATGACCCATGGGCACGCTGCGCGTCCGGCCTCGACCGCCCTGCTGACGGACCGCTACGAGCTCACGATGGTCGACGCGGCGCTCCGCGACGGCACCGCCCACCGCCGATGCGTGTTCGAGCTGTTCGGTCGACGTCTCCCGGGCGCCAGGCGGTTCGGCGTGGTCGCAGGAACGGGCCGACTGCTCACGCTCCTCCGCGACTTCCGCTTCGGCGACGAAGAGCTGCGCTTCCTCCGTGACGAGAAGGTGGTGGATGCCGCGACCCTCGACTTCCTGGCGGGTTACCGGTTCACCGGCTCCGTGACGGGCTACCGCGAAGGCGAGCTGTACTTCCCCGGCTCGCCGATCCTCACCGTCGAAGGAACGTTCGCCGAGGCCGTCGTGCTCGAGACCCTCGCGCTGAGCGTGCTCAACCATGACTCCGCCATCGCGACCGCCGCCGCACGCATGAGCATCGCCGCCGGCGATCGTCCGCTCGCCGAGATGGGGTCGCGGCGAGCCGGCGAGTCCTCCGCTGTCGCGGCGGCACGTGCGGCCTACATCACGGGATTCGGTGCGACCTCCAATCTGGAAGCCGGCCGCTGCTGGGGAATCCCGACGATGGGCACCGCCGCGCACGCATGGACGCTGGTGCACGACACCGAGGAGGACGCGTTCCGCGCCCAGATCGACGCCCTCGGCGTCGGGACGACCCTGCTCGTCGACACCTACGACATCCGTCAGGGCGTCGAGACGGCGATCCGCGTGGCGGGAACCGGGCTCGGCGGCGTCCGCATCGACTCCGGCGACCTGCCGACGGTGGCGGCGGAGGTGCGTGCCCAGCTCGACGACCTGGGCGCCACCGGCACGCGCATCACCGTGACGAGCGACCTCGACGAGTACGCGATCGCCGCGCTCGCGGCATCCCCCGTCGACTCGTACGGCGTGGGCACGTCGGTGGTCACGGGATCCGGCACTCCGACGGCCGGCATGGTCTACAAGCTCGTGGCACGCCAGGATTCGGACGGCGGCTGGGTCGGCGTGGCGAAGGCGTCGACCGACAAGGCGTCGAAGGGCGGCCGCAAGGCGGCCTTCCGCACGCTGGATGCGGGAACCGCGACGAGTGAGCTCATCGTCGTGTCGGACGGCTTCGAGGCGCTGGAAACCGCCTCGGAGCATCCCGACGCGCGGGCACTGCAGGTGCCGCTGGTCATCGACGGTGAACCGGATGCCGCATACGAGGGCCCTGACGGCGTCCAAGCCGCGCGAGCCCATCACTCGCGCGTGCGCGAGGAGCTTCCGGTGCGCGCACTCGCGCTCAGCCGCTCCGACCCGGCGATCCCGACCGTCTACACCGACGCCGGGTGA
- a CDS encoding ABC transporter ATP-binding protein: protein MTASLPVPNDIDPEEPDRHSSARVVRLADTVSPAPEKPRRPPRKPRTDDSSKAGAAPRKKRTPAASKPEPAPVADPGPPPPLPSDLELAASAAASIAVPPRPPLPAAHDDAPTDAAEAPSVEDAESVHEEATNAVAAAEAEAAAGRDVVVDAEAALAPEPGVAPGPEIAPEPATAPGAEIAPALAVDGERPTDPEADAGHATLAETVTVADAEPVVESAPVAEPANLTPAPLAVPEPVTTVDPEALAAAVSLDGAASAVAASGNALVLRGVSKSFGSTHAVDGIDLTIPAGTFYGLVGPNGAGKTTTLSMIAGLLEPDRGTIHVGGVDAAAKPLAAKKLMGVLPDRLRTFDRLTGRQLLYYYGVLRKLPPAIVESRTADLARAFDLEDALGRSVSDYSAGMLKKVMLAGALIHSPRLLVLDEPFEAVDPVSSAIILDILSTYVAHGGTVILSSHGMDLVERVCTRVAVIVAGQVLAEGTVDEVRGELTLEQRFVELAGGLSDVEGLEWLHTFSD from the coding sequence GTGACAGCCTCCCTCCCGGTGCCGAATGACATCGATCCGGAAGAGCCGGACCGTCACTCCAGCGCGCGCGTCGTACGCCTCGCAGACACGGTCTCACCGGCTCCCGAGAAGCCCCGCCGCCCGCCGCGCAAGCCGCGCACCGACGACAGCTCGAAGGCGGGGGCCGCTCCGCGCAAGAAGCGCACACCGGCTGCCTCGAAGCCGGAGCCGGCTCCCGTTGCGGATCCGGGGCCTCCGCCTCCTCTGCCGAGCGATCTCGAACTCGCGGCGAGCGCCGCTGCCAGCATCGCCGTGCCCCCGCGCCCGCCGCTGCCCGCAGCTCACGATGATGCGCCGACGGATGCTGCGGAGGCTCCCTCCGTCGAAGACGCGGAGTCCGTCCACGAGGAGGCGACGAACGCGGTCGCCGCCGCCGAGGCCGAAGCTGCGGCAGGGCGCGACGTCGTGGTCGATGCTGAAGCTGCGCTCGCGCCGGAACCCGGGGTCGCCCCCGGACCCGAGATCGCGCCCGAACCGGCGACTGCGCCCGGGGCTGAGATCGCACCCGCACTCGCGGTCGACGGCGAACGCCCCACCGATCCCGAGGCGGACGCCGGGCACGCGACTCTTGCCGAAACCGTGACGGTGGCCGATGCTGAGCCCGTGGTCGAGTCCGCGCCCGTGGCTGAGCCCGCGAACCTGACGCCCGCGCCCCTCGCCGTGCCCGAGCCCGTGACGACCGTCGACCCCGAGGCGCTGGCCGCCGCCGTCTCGCTGGACGGCGCCGCATCAGCGGTCGCAGCATCCGGGAACGCCCTCGTGCTCCGCGGTGTCAGCAAGAGCTTCGGCAGCACCCACGCCGTCGACGGCATCGACCTGACGATCCCGGCCGGTACGTTCTACGGCCTCGTCGGCCCGAACGGCGCCGGCAAGACGACCACGCTCTCGATGATCGCGGGCCTGCTCGAGCCTGATCGCGGCACCATCCATGTCGGCGGAGTGGATGCCGCGGCCAAGCCGCTCGCGGCCAAGAAGCTCATGGGCGTCCTGCCCGATCGGCTCCGCACCTTCGACCGCCTCACCGGCCGTCAGCTCCTCTACTACTACGGCGTGCTGCGCAAGCTTCCACCCGCGATCGTCGAGAGCCGCACCGCCGACCTCGCGCGCGCGTTCGATCTCGAGGACGCACTGGGCCGCAGCGTCTCGGACTACTCCGCGGGCATGCTCAAGAAGGTCATGCTCGCGGGAGCGCTCATCCACTCGCCGCGGCTGCTCGTGCTCGACGAGCCGTTCGAGGCGGTCGATCCCGTCTCGAGTGCGATCATCCTCGACATCCTCTCCACCTACGTCGCTCACGGCGGCACGGTGATCCTCTCGAGCCACGGCATGGACCTCGTCGAGCGCGTCTGCACACGCGTCGCGGTCATCGTGGCCGGCCAGGTGCTCGCGGAAGGCACCGTCGACGAGGTGCGCGGCGAGCTGACGCTCGAGCAGCGCTTCGTGGAACTGGCCGGAGGGCTCAGCGACGTGGAGGGCCTCGAGTGGCTGCACACATTCTCCGACTGA
- a CDS encoding phosphotransferase codes for MDSTLACLAAWMPRQRWYAAKGRPPSLRLLSWWDLGVGAGGPEDADAGARIRTFLVADEGALPAVLYQIPVVERATETVDADPDHVIGSPVPGTTFIDGPFDPAYAQALLRLISLGGAAHGPQTTAVGRAAPSGRAPERATSRVISGEQSNTSLIYEGDGAPVICKVYRQLHAGLNPDIELQEALAGAGSPHVPRPIGSIEGTWPDLTTAHGTVRGSLACAQEFLPGVEDAWRVALQAAARGDDFRDEARALGAATAEVHLALAECFPTRTATAADREATAATWERRFAIAMAEVPDIAGQRDAAAEVYRRALEVPWPPLQRVHGDFHLGQVLHSPDRGWIMVDFEGEPLRPMAERTQSDLALRDVAGMLRSFDYVAGSLRLDDPDRSADAVLSWARDARGAFVDGYAASAGGLDPRHPLLAALELDKAVYEAIYEARNRPTWVAIPLRAIARLVERPAPVA; via the coding sequence ATGGACAGCACGTTGGCGTGCCTTGCGGCGTGGATGCCGCGGCAGCGGTGGTACGCCGCAAAAGGGCGCCCGCCCAGCCTGCGCTTGCTCTCGTGGTGGGATCTCGGCGTCGGGGCCGGTGGACCGGAGGACGCGGACGCGGGGGCGCGCATCCGCACATTCCTCGTCGCGGACGAGGGTGCGCTGCCCGCCGTGCTGTACCAGATCCCGGTCGTCGAGCGCGCCACGGAGACCGTCGACGCCGACCCCGACCACGTCATCGGGAGTCCGGTTCCGGGGACGACTTTCATCGACGGCCCGTTCGATCCCGCCTACGCGCAGGCGCTGCTGCGCCTCATCTCCCTCGGCGGCGCCGCGCACGGTCCGCAGACGACCGCGGTCGGGCGAGCAGCACCGTCGGGGCGGGCTCCCGAGCGAGCCACCTCGCGCGTCATCAGCGGCGAGCAGTCGAATACATCCCTCATCTATGAGGGCGACGGCGCCCCGGTGATCTGCAAGGTGTATCGCCAGCTGCATGCGGGCCTCAACCCCGATATCGAACTGCAGGAGGCGCTGGCCGGAGCCGGATCGCCGCACGTGCCGCGCCCGATCGGCTCCATCGAAGGGACGTGGCCCGACCTCACCACCGCTCACGGCACCGTGCGCGGGTCGCTCGCCTGCGCGCAGGAGTTCCTCCCGGGCGTCGAGGACGCGTGGCGCGTCGCACTCCAGGCCGCGGCGAGGGGCGACGACTTCCGCGATGAGGCTCGGGCTCTCGGCGCCGCGACGGCGGAGGTTCATCTCGCTCTCGCCGAGTGCTTCCCGACCCGCACGGCGACCGCGGCCGATCGTGAAGCGACGGCCGCCACATGGGAGCGGCGGTTCGCGATCGCGATGGCGGAGGTTCCCGACATCGCCGGTCAGCGGGATGCCGCGGCCGAGGTGTATCGCCGCGCACTCGAGGTGCCGTGGCCGCCGCTGCAGCGGGTCCACGGCGACTTCCACCTCGGGCAGGTGCTGCACTCCCCCGACCGTGGCTGGATCATGGTCGATTTCGAGGGCGAGCCCCTGCGCCCGATGGCGGAGCGCACGCAATCCGATCTCGCGCTCCGCGATGTCGCCGGCATGCTCCGCTCGTTCGACTATGTCGCGGGTTCACTCCGCCTCGACGATCCCGACCGCTCCGCGGATGCGGTGCTCTCCTGGGCGCGCGACGCCCGTGGAGCGTTCGTGGACGGATACGCGGCGTCGGCCGGCGGGCTCGACCCCCGGCATCCGCTGCTTGCCGCGCTCGAGCTGGACAAGGCTGTGTACGAGGCGATCTACGAGGCCCGCAACCGGCCGACGTGGGTGGCGATCCCGCTTCGTGCGATCGCTCGACTCGTCGAGCGTCCTGCCCCGGTGGCCTGA
- a CDS encoding phosphocholine cytidylyltransferase family protein, with translation MTLQTVILAAGMGSRLGRSLPKPLTELGDGRSIMQQQHDNIRATFGREAKITTVVGYRAETIVEAFPDVDYVYNDRYDQTNTSKSLLRALSKTGKGGVLWMNGDVVFDPRVLGRAIELIERDQSFVTVNTSKVSDEEVKYTVTSEGYINELSKTVKGGIGEAVGINYISSRDKKAFMRHLTRVDDQDYFERGLELAIAEDGVLLEPLDISDLYAVEVDFAEDLERANLFV, from the coding sequence TTGACCCTTCAGACCGTCATCCTCGCAGCCGGAATGGGCTCGCGCCTCGGCCGCAGCCTGCCCAAGCCCCTCACGGAACTCGGCGACGGCCGCAGCATCATGCAGCAGCAGCACGACAACATCCGTGCCACCTTCGGCCGCGAAGCCAAGATCACCACGGTCGTCGGCTACCGCGCCGAGACCATCGTCGAGGCGTTTCCCGACGTCGACTACGTCTACAACGACCGTTACGACCAGACGAACACCTCCAAGAGCCTCTTGCGCGCGCTGTCGAAGACGGGGAAGGGCGGCGTCCTCTGGATGAACGGCGACGTCGTCTTCGACCCGCGCGTCCTCGGGCGCGCGATCGAGCTCATCGAGCGCGACCAGTCGTTCGTCACGGTCAACACGTCCAAGGTGAGCGACGAAGAGGTCAAGTACACCGTCACGTCCGAGGGCTACATCAACGAGCTCTCGAAGACGGTCAAGGGCGGCATCGGCGAGGCCGTGGGCATCAACTACATCTCGAGCCGCGACAAGAAGGCGTTCATGCGCCACCTGACCCGCGTCGACGATCAGGACTACTTCGAGCGCGGGCTCGAGCTCGCGATCGCCGAGGACGGTGTGCTGCTCGAGCCGCTCGACATCTCCGACCTGTATGCCGTCGAGGTGGACTTCGCCGAGGACCTGGAGCGCGCGAACCTCTTCGTCTGA
- a CDS encoding DUF3039 domain-containing protein: protein MSTPLDSPDQGGIATLDRELEELLKEENIEPGDHERFSHYVKKDKILESAITGKPVRALCGKKWTPGRDPEKFPVCPTCKEIYESLQG, encoded by the coding sequence ATGAGCACCCCGCTGGACAGCCCCGACCAGGGCGGCATCGCGACCCTCGATCGCGAGCTCGAAGAGCTCCTCAAAGAAGAGAACATCGAGCCGGGTGACCACGAGCGCTTCTCCCATTATGTGAAGAAGGACAAGATCCTCGAGTCCGCCATCACGGGCAAGCCGGTGCGCGCCCTGTGCGGCAAGAAGTGGACGCCGGGTCGCGACCCGGAGAAGTTCCCCGTGTGCCCGACCTGCAAAGAGATCTACGAGTCGCTCCAGGGCTGA
- a CDS encoding CDP-glycerol glycerophosphotransferase family protein: MTDARFTTQGSPALVLSGEGQRPDSVEIVGARARVAARLTGRGKTWNATLPLRAARWGGPELPLPAGSYEVRITDASGRVIRPPEALPLTQLGTLRASLEGWTLRVGPPIDPAYDSGEGQDALERRYATRPATGFENAVFFESFYGRNASCNPLAIDRELARRAPGITRYWSVVDLSVAVPEGAIPVVEGSPEWWRARGAARLLVVNDWLRRRFSRRKGQVVLQTWHGTPLKRLALHRPGFDPRRTAAVVRESRRWNILLAQNPYAARILGKAYAFLTRPIWVEGYPRNDVLTTGDDAATREALGIRPGERVLLYAPTWRDDRDQIVDFIDPVSLAAATDAVVLVRGHSRTLLPGRDAEGPRVIDVTGFPDTSLLLLVADALITDYSSVMFDYSVTGKPMYFLVPDMEHYRGELRGFYFDLAAHAPGPMVRTQEELVAALGSDDTEKYARRYAQWRDKFNARDDGHAAERVVARILDQGFIEA; this comes from the coding sequence ATGACCGACGCGCGCTTCACGACGCAGGGGAGCCCGGCTCTCGTACTCTCGGGCGAGGGGCAACGGCCCGATTCCGTCGAGATCGTCGGCGCTCGCGCCCGCGTCGCCGCGCGCCTGACCGGCCGCGGCAAGACGTGGAACGCGACGCTGCCGCTGCGCGCTGCGCGCTGGGGCGGCCCCGAGCTCCCGCTGCCCGCGGGTTCGTACGAGGTGCGGATCACCGATGCCTCCGGCCGTGTCATCCGTCCCCCCGAAGCGCTTCCGCTCACACAACTCGGTACGCTGCGCGCAAGCCTGGAGGGATGGACCCTGCGCGTCGGGCCTCCGATCGACCCCGCCTACGACTCGGGCGAAGGACAGGACGCGCTCGAACGCCGCTACGCGACCCGACCCGCGACAGGGTTCGAGAACGCGGTGTTCTTCGAGAGCTTCTACGGCCGCAACGCCAGCTGCAACCCGCTCGCGATCGATCGGGAGCTCGCGCGCCGGGCGCCGGGCATCACCCGCTACTGGAGCGTCGTCGACCTGTCGGTCGCCGTGCCCGAGGGCGCCATCCCGGTGGTCGAGGGGAGCCCGGAGTGGTGGCGCGCCCGCGGCGCGGCACGACTGCTCGTGGTCAACGACTGGCTGCGCCGCCGGTTCTCGCGCCGCAAGGGCCAGGTCGTGTTGCAGACGTGGCACGGCACGCCCCTCAAGCGCCTCGCGCTGCACCGGCCCGGTTTCGACCCGCGCCGCACGGCCGCGGTCGTGCGCGAGTCGCGGCGGTGGAACATCCTGCTGGCGCAGAACCCTTACGCCGCGCGCATCCTCGGCAAGGCCTACGCGTTCCTCACGCGCCCGATCTGGGTGGAGGGATATCCGCGCAACGACGTGCTGACCACGGGCGACGATGCGGCGACGCGTGAGGCCCTCGGCATCCGTCCCGGCGAGCGGGTGCTGCTGTACGCGCCGACGTGGCGCGACGACCGCGACCAGATCGTTGACTTCATCGACCCGGTCTCGCTCGCCGCGGCGACCGACGCGGTGGTGCTGGTGCGCGGGCACTCGCGCACGCTGCTGCCCGGACGCGACGCCGAGGGGCCGCGCGTGATCGATGTCACCGGCTTCCCCGACACGTCCCTGCTGCTGCTGGTGGCCGACGCGCTCATCACCGACTACTCGTCCGTGATGTTCGACTATTCGGTGACCGGCAAGCCGATGTACTTCCTCGTGCCCGACATGGAGCACTACCGCGGTGAACTGCGCGGGTTCTACTTCGATCTCGCCGCGCACGCGCCCGGGCCCATGGTGCGCACGCAAGAGGAGCTGGTGGCCGCGCTCGGCTCAGATGATACCGAGAAGTATGCGCGCCGCTACGCGCAGTGGCGCGACAAGTTCAACGCCCGCGACGACGGCCATGCCGCCGAGCGGGTCGTGGCGCGGATCCTGGATCAGGGCTTCATCGAGGCCTGA
- a CDS encoding glycosyltransferase family 2 protein has protein sequence MSFVMPVLNERDYLRRAVETVLGQDIPGPAELVLALGPSTDGTNELAAELAAGDDRIVLVDNPDADIPIGLNLAIRAARHATIVRVDAHSELDPTYARRAVATLDRVRAANVGGVMRADGRTPFQRAVARAYNSPIGLGGGAYHGGTQEGEAESAYLGVMRRDVLEEVGLFDESIRRGEDWELNLRIRRAGYRVWFDPTLAVTYWPRESWTRLVRQFSATGRWRGELVRRFGRGNSLRFFAPPALVLMILLGIVVGVLQFSSVVQGWWSVAASVVYLPVVAYAFLIVGVAIGPGGGRGWRDKLWTAAVLPSMHLAWGWGFLLGVIGGAHDTVDTSRLGSRNTPLP, from the coding sequence GTGAGTTTCGTGATGCCGGTGCTCAACGAGCGCGACTACCTGCGGCGTGCCGTCGAGACGGTACTCGGGCAGGACATCCCGGGCCCGGCCGAACTGGTACTCGCCCTCGGTCCGTCAACGGACGGCACGAACGAACTGGCCGCCGAGCTCGCCGCCGGAGACGACCGCATCGTGCTGGTCGACAACCCCGACGCCGACATCCCCATCGGGTTGAACCTCGCGATCCGCGCCGCGCGCCACGCGACCATCGTGCGCGTGGACGCGCACTCCGAGCTCGATCCGACGTATGCGCGACGCGCGGTGGCGACCCTCGATCGCGTGCGCGCGGCGAACGTGGGCGGCGTCATGCGCGCTGACGGCCGGACGCCCTTCCAGCGTGCCGTCGCCCGCGCCTACAACTCCCCCATCGGTCTCGGCGGCGGCGCGTACCACGGCGGCACGCAGGAGGGCGAGGCCGAGTCCGCCTATCTCGGCGTCATGCGCCGCGACGTGCTCGAAGAGGTGGGGCTTTTCGATGAGAGCATCCGCCGCGGCGAGGACTGGGAGTTGAACCTGCGCATCCGCCGCGCCGGTTACCGCGTCTGGTTCGACCCGACGCTCGCCGTCACGTACTGGCCGCGCGAGAGCTGGACGCGCCTTGTGCGCCAGTTCTCCGCGACAGGGCGGTGGCGCGGTGAGCTCGTCCGCCGGTTCGGGCGAGGGAACTCGCTCCGCTTCTTCGCCCCGCCGGCGCTCGTGCTGATGATCCTGCTCGGCATCGTCGTCGGCGTGCTGCAGTTCTCGAGCGTGGTGCAGGGGTGGTGGTCGGTGGCGGCATCCGTCGTCTACCTCCCCGTGGTCGCGTACGCGTTCCTCATCGTCGGCGTCGCGATCGGCCCGGGCGGCGGGCGCGGCTGGCGCGACAAGCTGTGGACCGCAGCCGTTCTGCCGTCCATGCACCTGGCCTGGGGATGGGGGTTCCTCCTCGGGGTGATCGGCGGCGCCCACGACACCGTCGACACGTCGCGACTCGGGAGCCGCAACACACCTCTGCCGTGA
- a CDS encoding CDP-glycerol glycerophosphotransferase family protein, with amino-acid sequence MGLVSDGKKAVALVRKAVRNRSAVIDVRRTLAARPPHPPFQYRVAVYFADGAVNMYQMRQWYKPLADLAKTWPVVVLSRAATGAEALLADNALPVAFVPTVRDLERFIAKQDIRLVLYVNQNTRNFQMFRYGRRWHVFINHGESDKMYMTTNQYKAYDYAMIAGDAARERLSRVLWDYDIERRTIEIGRPQADHYSGTLPYTPDDRTVVLYAPTWEGDRPSAHYGSIVTHGEALVTALLATGRHRVIYRPHPRSGVVNHEYGAANTRIIAALTAANASDPSAQHVFDDGPELGWQLAAADVAVVDISAMVYDRLAADKPLMITRPADPAAAIDTHGYLSACEWLAAADAPDIVGHTERVLADPEAVTRLEEWVTHYFGDTAPGAATARFQGAVQRLMDDWDAWYARSVADTEDDEPEDEAELDDEG; translated from the coding sequence GTGGGTCTGGTCTCAGATGGAAAGAAGGCGGTAGCGCTCGTCCGGAAGGCGGTGCGCAATCGCTCCGCCGTCATCGACGTGCGGCGCACGCTCGCGGCCCGGCCGCCGCACCCGCCGTTCCAGTATCGGGTCGCCGTCTACTTCGCCGACGGCGCGGTCAACATGTACCAGATGCGGCAGTGGTACAAGCCGCTCGCCGACCTCGCCAAGACGTGGCCCGTCGTGGTGCTGAGCCGCGCGGCCACCGGCGCCGAGGCCCTGCTTGCGGACAATGCCCTTCCGGTGGCGTTCGTGCCGACGGTGCGGGATCTCGAGCGCTTCATCGCCAAGCAGGACATCCGCCTCGTGCTGTACGTGAATCAGAACACGCGGAACTTCCAGATGTTCCGCTACGGCCGGCGCTGGCACGTGTTCATCAACCACGGCGAGTCCGACAAGATGTACATGACCACGAACCAGTACAAGGCATACGACTACGCGATGATCGCGGGCGACGCCGCGCGCGAGCGACTCTCGCGGGTGTTGTGGGATTACGACATCGAGCGCCGCACGATCGAGATCGGGCGCCCGCAGGCCGACCACTACTCGGGCACCCTGCCGTACACCCCCGACGATCGCACGGTGGTGCTGTACGCGCCCACGTGGGAGGGAGACCGCCCGTCGGCGCACTACGGATCGATCGTCACACATGGCGAGGCGCTCGTCACGGCTCTGCTGGCCACCGGTCGGCATCGGGTGATCTACCGTCCTCACCCGCGCTCGGGCGTCGTGAACCACGAGTACGGCGCCGCGAACACGCGCATCATCGCGGCGCTGACCGCCGCGAACGCGTCGGACCCCTCGGCCCAGCACGTCTTCGACGACGGGCCGGAGCTCGGCTGGCAGCTCGCCGCCGCCGACGTCGCCGTCGTCGACATCTCCGCGATGGTCTACGACCGGCTCGCGGCCGACAAGCCGCTCATGATCACGCGCCCGGCCGACCCCGCCGCCGCGATAGACACGCACGGCTACCTCTCGGCGTGCGAGTGGCTGGCCGCGGCGGACGCCCCCGACATCGTCGGCCACACCGAGCGTGTGCTCGCAGACCCCGAGGCGGTCACGCGGCTCGAGGAATGGGTCACGCACTACTTCGGTGACACGGCCCCCGGCGCCGCGACGGCGCGGTTCCAGGGGGCCGTCCAGCGCCTCATGGACGACTGGGACGCCTGGTACGCCCGGTCGGTCGCCGACACCGAGGACGACGAGCCCGAAGACGAAGCGGAACTCGACGACGAGGGGTGA
- the murI gene encoding glutamate racemase — MNDAPIGIFDSGVGGLTVARAVSALLPRESILYIGDTARSPYGPKPIADVRRYSLEVLDDLVAQGVKMLVIACNTASSAMLRDARERYDVPVVEVINPAVRTAMSTTRNGRVGVIGTAGTIGSGAYQDMLGVNERLTVFAQACPRFVEFVEAGVTGSPEVLAVAEEYLAPLRAAEVDTLVLGCTHYPFLEGAISYVMGPDVSLVSSDTETAKDVYRQLVSRDLLAGPDAEPRHLYEATGASADEFLRLAHRLMGREVSSVRLVQTGAIDLPHASNPARRLG; from the coding sequence GTGAACGACGCGCCGATCGGAATCTTCGACTCCGGGGTCGGCGGGCTCACCGTCGCGCGGGCGGTCTCGGCGCTGCTGCCGCGGGAGTCGATCCTCTACATCGGCGACACCGCGCGCTCGCCCTACGGGCCGAAGCCGATCGCCGACGTCCGCCGCTACTCGCTCGAGGTGCTCGACGACCTCGTGGCCCAGGGCGTGAAGATGCTCGTGATCGCGTGCAACACCGCGTCCTCCGCGATGCTGCGCGACGCACGCGAGCGTTACGACGTGCCGGTGGTCGAAGTCATCAACCCCGCGGTGCGCACCGCGATGTCGACGACGCGCAACGGACGAGTCGGTGTCATCGGCACGGCGGGGACCATCGGTTCCGGGGCGTACCAGGACATGCTCGGAGTCAACGAGCGCCTCACCGTCTTCGCCCAGGCCTGCCCGCGCTTCGTCGAATTCGTCGAGGCCGGCGTCACAGGCTCGCCCGAGGTGCTCGCGGTCGCCGAGGAGTACCTCGCGCCGCTCCGCGCGGCCGAGGTGGACACGCTCGTGCTCGGCTGCACTCACTACCCGTTCCTCGAGGGCGCGATCAGCTACGTCATGGGGCCCGACGTCAGCCTCGTCTCGAGCGACACCGAGACCGCGAAGGACGTGTACCGTCAGCTGGTCTCCCGCGACCTGCTGGCCGGGCCAGATGCCGAGCCCCGCCACCTCTACGAGGCCACCGGTGCGTCCGCCGACGAGTTCCTGCGCCTCGCGCACCGCCTGATGGGCCGGGAGGTCAGCTCGGTACGTCTTGTGCAGACCGGCGCCATCGACCTGCCTCACGCCTCGAACCCTGCCCGGCGCCTCGGCTGA